Proteins encoded together in one Streptomyces sp. NBC_01216 window:
- a CDS encoding nuclear transport factor 2 family protein, producing MTPTDITRAINDLLFTPGLDLDTALERHFSTDYRQRTDGVWSDRSAFAQHIDRLRSLIHSGHVEVHDEFRDGPRYADRHTVTLTLRDGRTSRTEVYLFGRFAPDGRFESVEETTLLLSGNAEDRKLGSVR from the coding sequence ATGACGCCGACCGACATCACCCGCGCGATCAACGACCTGCTGTTCACTCCGGGCCTCGATCTCGACACGGCCCTCGAGCGTCATTTCAGCACCGACTACCGCCAGCGCACCGACGGCGTGTGGAGCGACCGGTCCGCCTTCGCCCAGCACATCGACCGCCTCCGGTCCCTGATCCACAGCGGACACGTCGAGGTGCACGACGAGTTCCGCGACGGTCCACGCTACGCCGACCGTCACACCGTCACCCTCACGCTCCGCGACGGCCGTACCTCCCGCACCGAGGTGTACCTCTTCGGCCGCTTCGCTCCCGACGGACGCTTCGAGAGCGTCGAGGAGACCACCCTCCTGCTGTCCGGCAACGCCGAGGACAGGAAACTGGGATCGGTCAGATGA
- a CDS encoding ATP-binding protein gives MASVEKRLSSARVRFFIAREEELDRFAKALAGDAQAPFAFWLFGPGGIGKSTLLRRLADDTRAEDRPLLEIDGRFVSRDPADFERLARPFLEVPGTVLFIDSFEHCQWLESWLWQRFLPRAADDTLVVLAGRHAPQPQWTADPAWAGLLHVRELEPFSAEQARNMLATAQVPPPLRERIRRFAGGNPLALSLATAAKAADWNREEVWSPSADVLRTLLSGLIGEVPSPAHRRALEVAAQSYSTSEELLAAVLPDEDAHRLFDWLRNLPFMEPTHRGLHPHDAARETLSADLRWRAPHAFLTMRQRLADEYLRLLREAPDEERVWTVTDELFYLFREGEIVARLRTWSREDEVHDRPLHPDDLDVVLRMAEQTEGPESAALVRYWARRQPQAFSVYRLVSTGRIVAFTARLALPAPADPEDLATDPVVAAAWSYADATAPVRSGEHIGISRFSVYPERYQVPSRVIDLSSSRAQAESARAVGRAYGFAVWQDAETWSARVRGSLADTGARPRVGAHTYGVFAVDWRQVPVETWLRHFIADTSIPTQAGPSGVSRDMFDQAVREALAHWRDKGAFAACALTRTRLAADLGEPAEELRTLLRQAVDDLAHDPRGVRARDALTAGYFSGAPTQEAAARRLGLPYGTYRRHLRQGLDLLSEALWQQELHGPR, from the coding sequence ATGGCGTCCGTCGAGAAGAGACTGAGCAGCGCACGTGTCCGGTTCTTCATCGCCCGGGAGGAGGAACTCGACCGCTTCGCCAAGGCCTTGGCCGGTGACGCGCAGGCGCCGTTCGCCTTCTGGCTCTTCGGACCGGGTGGCATCGGCAAGTCGACACTGCTGCGTCGCCTGGCCGACGACACGCGTGCCGAGGACCGGCCGCTCCTGGAGATCGACGGCCGCTTCGTGAGCCGCGACCCCGCCGATTTCGAACGTCTCGCCCGTCCTTTCCTGGAGGTACCCGGCACCGTCCTGTTCATCGACTCCTTCGAGCACTGCCAGTGGCTGGAGAGCTGGCTGTGGCAGCGGTTCCTGCCCCGCGCCGCCGACGACACCCTGGTGGTCCTGGCCGGCCGCCACGCACCGCAGCCCCAGTGGACCGCCGACCCGGCCTGGGCCGGGCTGCTGCACGTCCGTGAACTCGAACCGTTCTCCGCGGAGCAGGCCCGGAACATGCTGGCCACCGCGCAGGTGCCGCCCCCCTTGCGGGAGCGGATACGGCGGTTCGCGGGGGGCAACCCCCTGGCCCTGTCCCTCGCGACCGCCGCCAAGGCGGCGGACTGGAACCGGGAGGAGGTCTGGTCGCCCTCCGCCGACGTCCTGCGCACCCTGCTGTCAGGCCTGATCGGGGAGGTACCGAGCCCGGCCCACCGCCGTGCCCTGGAGGTGGCGGCCCAGTCCTACTCGACCTCCGAGGAGCTGCTCGCCGCGGTGCTCCCCGACGAGGACGCCCACCGGCTCTTCGACTGGCTCAGGAACCTGCCCTTCATGGAGCCCACCCACCGCGGGCTGCACCCGCACGACGCCGCACGCGAGACGCTCTCCGCCGACCTGCGCTGGCGTGCCCCCCACGCATTCCTGACGATGCGCCAACGACTCGCTGACGAGTACCTGCGTCTGCTGCGCGAGGCACCCGACGAAGAACGGGTGTGGACCGTCACCGACGAACTCTTCTACCTCTTCCGCGAAGGAGAGATCGTGGCGCGCCTGCGCACCTGGTCCCGTGAGGACGAGGTGCACGACCGGCCCCTCCACCCGGACGACCTGGACGTGGTGCTGCGCATGGCCGAGCAGACCGAGGGACCGGAGTCCGCCGCGCTGGTGCGCTACTGGGCACGACGCCAGCCACAGGCGTTCAGCGTGTACCGGCTGGTGAGCACCGGCAGGATCGTGGCGTTCACCGCCCGCCTCGCCCTGCCCGCTCCCGCCGACCCCGAGGACCTGGCCACCGATCCCGTGGTGGCGGCCGCCTGGTCGTACGCCGACGCCACCGCACCGGTGCGTTCCGGCGAGCACATCGGCATCAGCCGCTTCTCGGTCTACCCCGAGCGCTACCAGGTTCCGTCACGCGTCATCGACCTGAGCAGTTCCCGCGCGCAGGCGGAATCCGCCCGCGCCGTCGGACGCGCCTACGGCTTCGCCGTCTGGCAGGACGCCGAGACGTGGTCCGCGCGCGTCCGGGGCAGTCTCGCCGATACCGGTGCGCGGCCTCGGGTCGGCGCGCATACGTACGGCGTGTTCGCCGTCGACTGGCGCCAGGTGCCCGTGGAGACCTGGCTGCGTCACTTCATCGCGGACACCTCCATCCCCACCCAGGCCGGGCCGTCCGGCGTCTCGCGCGACATGTTCGACCAAGCCGTACGCGAGGCCCTCGCGCACTGGCGCGACAAGGGCGCCTTCGCCGCCTGCGCCCTGACGCGCACCCGTCTGGCGGCCGATCTCGGCGAACCCGCCGAGGAACTGCGCACCCTGCTCCGCCAGGCCGTGGACGACCTCGCGCACGACCCGCGCGGGGTGCGTGCCCGCGACGCTCTGACGGCCGGCTATTTCTCCGGTGCGCCCACCCAGGAGGCGGCCGCCCGCCGCCTGGGCTTGCCGTACGGCACCTACCGGCGCCACCTGCGCCAGGGTCTGGACCTGCTCAGCGAGGCGCTGTGGCAGCAGGAGTTGCACGGGCCCCGGTGA
- a CDS encoding MFS transporter: MPSRDSPHRRSPRPSLAPALARFPSEPGRGEALGIWGAVTGAGGAGGVLLGGALTQTWGWPWIFHSVALGSVLVLAFVSAAVPPGAGRGAGRAAGRAAGRTVGRTVGRFDLTGTITVTLAPTCLVGCLATARKSGWTEAECWAP, encoded by the coding sequence GTGCCGTCCAGGGACTCGCCGCATCGGCGCTCGCCCCGGCCCTCGCTCGCCCCGGCCTTGGCCCGGTTCCCCTCCGAACCCGGGCGCGGCGAGGCGCTGGGTATATGGGGTGCGGTCACCGGGGCCGGCGGAGCGGGCGGCGTCCTGCTGGGAGGGGCCCTCACCCAGACGTGGGGGTGGCCCTGGATCTTCCACTCGGTCGCCCTCGGATCGGTGCTCGTCCTGGCCTTCGTGTCGGCCGCGGTCCCGCCTGGGGCCGGGCGAGGAGCGGGACGCGCTGCCGGGCGAGCGGCCGGGCGAACGGTCGGGCGAACGGTCGGGCGGTTCGATCTGACAGGCACCATCACCGTCACTCTCGCCCCGACGTGCCTGGTGGGGTGCCTGGCCACCGCGCGGAAATCCGGCTGGACGGAGGCAGAATGCTGGGCGCCGTGA
- a CDS encoding carotenoid oxygenase family protein: MTSSQPYLTGHYTPVADEITVTGLTVDGSLPPELTGRLLRNGHNPKPGVTPAHWFKGSGMVHGIRLRDGRAEWYRNRWVHTPALDGAPYMTPHGPDLTVSTAGTHVIEHAGRLLALCEANLPFELTRTLDTVGAYDFHGKLRTAMTAHPKEDPVTGELHFFGSSPFPPFLTYHVADAKGEIVHSAEVPGATAALKHDFAVTRHHVVFVEGNVTFDPTDRSGIPYGWSDRQQARIGILPRGADGARLVRWFSIEPGNMPHIANAYEDGQGRVVLEGPAVDREGFRLSWNWWTGAPGRGAEPTSRSYTRRWIVNPVAGSVDEQIIDDLPVEFPTLNGNRLGSEHRYQYAVSFPDEAGYGGYGVVKYDRTTGARRIHQAGDARMPGEAVYVPAAGATREDDGYLLTVVSDLKQDASQLLVLDASGLDRIATVHLPRRVPAGVHGSWIPDDGTTDDQN, encoded by the coding sequence ATGACCTCCTCCCAGCCGTACCTGACCGGCCACTACACTCCGGTCGCCGATGAGATCACCGTCACCGGTCTGACCGTCGACGGCAGCCTGCCGCCGGAACTGACCGGCCGCCTGCTACGCAACGGCCACAACCCCAAGCCGGGTGTGACCCCCGCGCACTGGTTCAAGGGCAGCGGCATGGTCCACGGCATCCGCCTGCGTGATGGGCGGGCCGAGTGGTACCGCAACCGGTGGGTCCACACTCCCGCCCTGGACGGCGCCCCCTACATGACCCCACACGGGCCGGACTTGACCGTCAGCACGGCCGGCACCCACGTCATCGAGCACGCCGGACGGCTGCTCGCCCTGTGCGAAGCGAACCTGCCCTTCGAACTCACCCGGACACTGGACACCGTCGGCGCCTATGACTTCCACGGAAAGCTGCGCACCGCGATGACCGCTCATCCCAAAGAGGACCCGGTGACCGGCGAACTCCACTTCTTCGGCTCCTCGCCCTTCCCTCCGTTCCTCACCTACCACGTCGCGGACGCCAAGGGCGAGATCGTCCACAGCGCGGAGGTGCCCGGCGCCACCGCAGCCCTCAAGCACGACTTCGCCGTCACCCGGCACCACGTGGTCTTCGTCGAGGGCAACGTCACCTTCGACCCGACCGATCGGTCCGGCATCCCCTACGGCTGGAGCGACCGGCAGCAGGCGCGCATCGGCATCCTGCCGCGCGGCGCCGACGGCGCCCGGCTCGTCCGCTGGTTCTCCATCGAGCCGGGAAACATGCCGCACATCGCCAACGCCTACGAGGACGGCCAGGGCCGCGTCGTCCTGGAAGGCCCCGCCGTGGACCGAGAGGGTTTCCGGCTCTCGTGGAACTGGTGGACCGGCGCACCCGGCCGCGGGGCCGAGCCCACCTCCCGCTCCTACACCCGCCGCTGGATCGTGAACCCGGTGGCCGGCAGCGTGGACGAACAGATCATCGACGACCTGCCCGTGGAGTTCCCCACCCTCAACGGGAACCGCCTGGGCTCCGAGCACCGCTACCAGTACGCCGTCTCCTTCCCGGACGAGGCGGGCTACGGCGGCTACGGCGTGGTGAAGTACGACCGGACCACGGGCGCCCGCCGCATCCACCAGGCCGGCGACGCCCGCATGCCCGGCGAAGCCGTCTACGTCCCCGCCGCCGGAGCCACACGGGAGGACGACGGCTATCTGCTCACCGTCGTCTCCGACCTCAAACAGGACGCCTCGCAACTCCTCGTCCTCGACGCCTCCGGCCTCGATCGCATCGCCACCGTTCATCTCCCCCGCCGCGTCCCCGCGGGGGTCCACGGCTCGTGGATCCCCGACGACGGCACGACCGACGATCAGAACTGA
- a CDS encoding DUF3152 domain-containing protein has translation MPRNGPGTFSASRVAGERQGRGRARTYRVEVEDGVALDPDEAARTVAAVLGDRRGWTRNPAYGFRLVASGPVDFTVRVATPGTTDRLCHVTTPSSKGNVNCRIDHSVVVNLKLWVRGSPRFDGPIEEYRALIINHEVGHEIGRGHETCPGPNQPAPAMMQQIKGLRGCHPNAWPYDERGDYLHGPPVP, from the coding sequence GTGCCGCGGAACGGACCGGGCACCTTCTCCGCCTCGCGCGTCGCCGGCGAACGGCAGGGGCGCGGGCGCGCCCGCACCTACCGGGTGGAGGTGGAGGACGGCGTCGCGCTCGATCCGGACGAGGCCGCCCGGACGGTCGCCGCGGTCCTCGGGGACCGGCGGGGATGGACCAGGAACCCCGCGTACGGGTTCCGGCTCGTCGCGTCCGGGCCTGTGGACTTCACCGTGCGCGTCGCCACCCCCGGCACCACCGACCGGCTCTGTCACGTGACCACGCCGAGCAGCAAGGGAAACGTCAACTGCCGTATCGATCACTCGGTGGTGGTCAACCTGAAGCTATGGGTGCGGGGTTCACCCCGGTTCGACGGCCCCATAGAGGAATACCGGGCGTTGATCATCAACCACGAGGTGGGGCACGAGATCGGCCGGGGCCATGAGACCTGTCCCGGTCCGAACCAGCCGGCACCGGCCATGATGCAGCAGATCAAGGGATTGCGGGGCTGTCATCCCAACGCCTGGCCCTACGACGAGAGGGGGGACTACCTGCACGGACCACCGGTCCCGTAG
- a CDS encoding alpha/beta hydrolase, whose translation MTRTRKTAAWTVAVLSALTATIAVPALATTENADYRQSASAISWRPCADTDFAGMQCGSLQVPVDWSRPRAGSTTLAMVRRPADDQAHRQGTLLLNDGAGGSSIEQLRLAMHIHFPSFAGAMTQNFDVVAVDPRGVGHSTPILCAKPLKPASVSHFPKDKAAFKALVNHNRAFAEDCGRRNGRLTAHVDQTSTARDFEAVRIGLGEKQLNWYGIHYSTLLGRTYAKLFPGRLRTMVLDTALDDTVSPLTRVTQEAATAETAFNRFTAWCATSKDCALHGKDAAAEYDALVARADRAPIPTGGRAHQPLSGEDIREATQDYLTLSGRTWPDFANAIVKAQSGDSTDFTINPDDTLDPVQVQVPACLDTARPVRTFAQLARLGKALARVSPHLGGAVRSYKAIAGCLGWPTPAQTVTAGAPIHGAPPALVLQSTHQALAPFQAGAAMAAQLPGSVVLAHEGDDYSMFLASECVQKATNHYLTTGELPAPGTVCTT comes from the coding sequence ATGACAAGAACCCGTAAGACCGCAGCCTGGACCGTCGCGGTCCTCTCCGCGCTCACAGCCACCATCGCCGTACCGGCGCTCGCGACGACGGAGAACGCCGACTACCGGCAATCCGCGAGCGCTATCAGCTGGCGTCCTTGCGCGGACACTGATTTCGCGGGCATGCAGTGCGGATCGCTTCAGGTTCCGGTGGACTGGTCCCGCCCCCGCGCCGGGAGCACCACCCTTGCCATGGTCCGCCGTCCGGCGGATGACCAGGCGCACCGTCAGGGCACCCTGCTTCTCAACGACGGAGCCGGCGGTTCCTCCATCGAGCAGTTGCGACTGGCGATGCACATCCACTTCCCGTCTTTCGCCGGTGCCATGACCCAGAACTTCGACGTGGTCGCGGTGGACCCGCGTGGAGTGGGGCACAGCACGCCGATCCTCTGCGCGAAACCGCTCAAGCCCGCCTCAGTGAGCCACTTCCCGAAGGACAAGGCCGCGTTCAAGGCGCTGGTGAACCACAACCGGGCCTTCGCCGAGGACTGTGGGCGCCGGAACGGCCGGCTCACCGCCCACGTCGACCAGACCAGCACCGCACGGGACTTCGAGGCGGTGCGGATCGGGCTGGGCGAAAAGCAGCTGAACTGGTACGGCATCCACTACAGCACGCTGCTCGGGCGCACCTACGCCAAGCTGTTCCCCGGCAGGCTGCGCACCATGGTCCTCGACACCGCTCTGGACGACACCGTCTCGCCTCTCACCCGGGTCACCCAGGAGGCGGCCACCGCCGAGACGGCTTTCAACCGCTTCACCGCGTGGTGCGCCACGTCGAAGGACTGCGCGCTGCACGGCAAGGACGCCGCGGCCGAGTACGACGCCCTCGTCGCCCGTGCGGACCGCGCCCCGATCCCGACCGGGGGCAGGGCCCACCAGCCGCTGAGCGGTGAGGACATCCGTGAGGCCACCCAGGACTACCTGACCCTGTCCGGACGGACCTGGCCGGACTTCGCGAACGCCATCGTCAAGGCTCAGTCGGGTGACTCGACCGACTTCACCATCAACCCGGACGACACCCTCGACCCGGTCCAGGTACAGGTGCCCGCCTGTCTCGACACCGCCCGCCCTGTGCGCACTTTCGCCCAGCTGGCCCGTCTGGGGAAGGCTCTCGCCCGGGTATCCCCGCACCTCGGCGGTGCCGTGCGCTCCTACAAGGCCATCGCCGGCTGCCTCGGCTGGCCCACCCCGGCCCAGACCGTCACAGCGGGCGCCCCGATCCACGGCGCTCCGCCCGCACTGGTCCTCCAGTCCACCCACCAGGCCCTCGCACCGTTCCAGGCGGGTGCGGCCATGGCCGCCCAGCTGCCCGGCAGCGTCGTCCTCGCCCACGAAGGAGACGACTACAGCATGTTCCTGGCATCCGAGTGCGTCCAGAAAGCCACCAACCACTACCTGACCACCGGGGAACTCCCCGCCCCCGGCACCGTATGCACCACCTGA
- a CDS encoding nuclear transport factor 2 family protein produces the protein MKSSPRRIPTVLISATAVCAVLGTTAAVAWPDQERPPKAVTAWAAAWNGADPQALGDLFTADGTYTDQGLGVTFHGRQDVSGWKARTDSLIDDVHVTVKATHRDGDHITVESVYSGHLKGAPKPFAVPMATLLDLDAHHRIASDQDYYSLNSVLSQSGLPADWTPPTP, from the coding sequence ATGAAGTCCAGCCCGCGCCGTATCCCGACCGTGCTGATCAGCGCCACGGCCGTCTGCGCCGTACTCGGCACCACCGCCGCCGTCGCGTGGCCCGACCAGGAGCGCCCGCCGAAGGCCGTCACCGCGTGGGCCGCCGCCTGGAACGGCGCCGACCCCCAAGCGCTCGGCGACCTGTTCACCGCGGACGGCACCTACACCGACCAGGGCCTGGGCGTCACCTTCCACGGCCGCCAGGACGTCTCCGGCTGGAAGGCCCGCACCGACAGCCTCATCGACGACGTCCACGTCACGGTGAAGGCCACCCACCGCGACGGTGACCACATCACCGTCGAATCGGTCTACTCCGGCCACCTGAAAGGTGCGCCCAAGCCGTTCGCCGTGCCGATGGCAACCCTCCTCGACCTCGACGCCCACCACCGGATCGCCTCCGACCAGGACTACTACAGCCTCAACTCCGTCCTCTCCCAGTCCGGCCTGCCCGCCGACTGGACCCCGCCCACCCCGTGA
- a CDS encoding carotenoid oxygenase family protein, with translation MAATKPYLTGHYTPVTDEITATNLSVEGSLPPELTGRLIRNSHNPKPGVTPTHWFKGSGMVHGIRLREGRAEWYRNRWVHTPALDGAPYMTDRGPDLTASTAGTHVIEHAGRLLALCEANLPFELTRSLETVGAHDFNGRVNTAMTAHPKVDPVTGELHFFGSSPFPPFLTYYVADAKGEVVHSAEVPGATASLKHDFAITRHHVVFIEGNVTFDPAEHSGIPYGWSDEWPPRIGVMPRGGEGAQHIRWYSVEPGNMLHAANAYEDGQGRIVLEGPTVDREGFRLSWNWWVGAPGRGAEPNTRSYMRRWVIDAVAGTVDEQIIDDLAVEFPTLNEDRLGVEHRYQYAVSFPDQEGFGGYGVVKYDRATGARRIHQIGDARLPSEAVFVPAAGATNEDDGYLLTVVSDLKQDASQLLVLDAVGLDRIATVHLPRRVTAGIHGSWIPDTALEAAEG, from the coding sequence ATGGCTGCTACGAAGCCTTACCTGACCGGCCACTACACCCCCGTCACCGATGAGATCACCGCGACCAATCTGTCCGTCGAAGGCAGCCTTCCCCCGGAGCTGACCGGCCGCCTGATCCGCAACAGCCACAACCCCAAGCCCGGCGTCACCCCGACGCACTGGTTCAAGGGCAGCGGCATGGTCCACGGGATCCGGCTCCGCGAGGGCCGTGCCGAGTGGTATCGCAACCGGTGGGTCCACACTCCCGCCCTGGACGGCGCCCCCTACATGACCGACAGGGGGCCCGACCTGACCGCGAGCACCGCCGGCACCCATGTCATCGAGCACGCCGGCCGCCTGTTGGCCCTCTGTGAGGCCAACCTGCCCTTCGAGCTCACCCGGAGCCTGGAGACGGTCGGCGCCCATGACTTCAACGGCCGGGTGAACACCGCCATGACCGCGCACCCCAAAGTCGATCCGGTGACCGGAGAGCTCCACTTCTTCGGCTCCTCACCGTTCCCGCCGTTCCTGACGTACTACGTCGCGGACGCCAAGGGCGAGGTCGTCCACAGCGCCGAGGTCCCAGGAGCGACCGCCTCTCTCAAGCACGACTTCGCCATCACCCGCCACCACGTGGTCTTCATCGAAGGCAACGTCACCTTCGACCCCGCCGAGCACTCCGGCATTCCGTACGGCTGGAGCGACGAGTGGCCGCCCCGCATCGGCGTCATGCCCCGGGGAGGCGAAGGTGCCCAGCACATCCGCTGGTACTCCGTCGAACCCGGCAACATGCTGCACGCGGCCAACGCCTATGAGGACGGCCAGGGACGCATCGTCCTGGAAGGCCCCACCGTGGACCGCGAGGGGTTCCGGCTCTCGTGGAACTGGTGGGTCGGCGCGCCCGGCCGCGGCGCCGAGCCCAACACCCGCTCCTACATGCGCCGCTGGGTGATCGACGCGGTGGCCGGCACGGTCGACGAGCAGATCATCGATGACCTCGCGGTGGAGTTCCCGACCCTCAACGAGGACCGTCTCGGTGTCGAGCACCGCTACCAGTACGCGGTGTCCTTCCCGGACCAGGAAGGCTTCGGCGGCTACGGCGTCGTCAAGTACGACCGCGCCACCGGCGCCCGCCGCATCCACCAGATCGGCGATGCCCGGCTGCCCAGTGAAGCGGTGTTCGTTCCCGCCGCCGGTGCCACCAACGAGGACGACGGCTATCTCCTCACCGTCGTCTCCGACCTCAAGCAGGACGCCTCACAGCTGCTGGTCCTGGACGCCGTAGGCCTCGACCGGATCGCCACCGTTCACCTGCCCCGCCGTGTGACCGCCGGCATTCACGGGTCCTGGATCCCCGACACCGCCTTGGAGGCCGCCGAGGGCTGA
- a CDS encoding SRPBCC family protein, whose protein sequence is MFTIDETAPVRVRLSIVINAPLATVWDLHTDIAAWPTWNTDIDQAELNGLLVPGDSFRWRTHGLEITSTVHELVPGERIVWGGPANGITGVHVWTFEQVGDHVIVRTEESWSGAPVDAATDHLGRALHDSLENWLTHLKTRSEQLA, encoded by the coding sequence ATGTTCACCATCGACGAGACCGCCCCCGTCCGTGTCCGTCTGAGCATCGTGATCAACGCCCCGCTCGCGACGGTGTGGGACCTGCACACCGACATCGCCGCCTGGCCCACCTGGAACACGGACATCGACCAGGCCGAACTCAACGGTCTGCTGGTGCCAGGCGACTCCTTCCGCTGGCGCACCCACGGCCTGGAGATCACCTCCACCGTGCACGAACTGGTCCCCGGCGAGCGGATCGTCTGGGGCGGTCCCGCCAACGGCATCACCGGCGTCCACGTGTGGACATTCGAGCAGGTCGGCGATCACGTCATCGTCCGCACCGAGGAGTCCTGGAGCGGCGCACCGGTCGACGCCGCGACCGACCACCTCGGCAGGGCCCTTCACGACTCCCTGGAGAACTGGCTCACCCACCTCAAGACCCGTTCGGAACAACTTGCCTGA
- a CDS encoding MFS transporter — protein sequence MPPTPRPAAVLAALAAAQFTVMLATSIVNVALPQIRAGVGLSDGGTTWVVNAYGLAFGALLLAGGRTADLLGRRRVLMAGLALFAVSSLAAGVAASPGVLIAARAVQGLGAAAIAPAALALTMDLYPSGPGRGRALGVWGAVSGAGGAGGVLLGGLLTQAWGWPWIFHAVALGAALVLVAVATLVPRATAGRNAGRFDLLGTATVTLALTCLVWGLTTARGAGWADARVLGALLGAVALLGAFVVIELRRPDALMPPRLFTTGRVAAGNLLMALLGSVWIALFFFLPLYQQLVLGSNPLVTGAGQLPLAGANMLGAALAPRISRRIGGPATVTAALLTEAAGLLWLSRISADGSYLADVLGPSILIGLGLSIAFVQLTAFAVEGVPRQDAGLAGGLVNTTRQVGGAIGLAALTTLAGSVTAHAATRQPHPEALTAGYRAAFTVAAGVLALTALLAQFLTRRISQRTTTTITATAGASTPGPASGPRPA from the coding sequence ATGCCCCCGACACCTCGGCCGGCGGCCGTGCTCGCGGCACTCGCCGCGGCCCAGTTCACCGTCATGCTCGCCACCTCGATCGTGAACGTGGCACTGCCCCAGATTCGTGCCGGTGTGGGCCTGTCGGACGGCGGCACCACGTGGGTGGTCAACGCCTACGGCCTCGCGTTCGGTGCGCTGCTCCTGGCGGGTGGACGGACGGCCGACCTGCTCGGGCGCCGCCGGGTGCTGATGGCCGGCCTCGCGCTGTTCGCGGTGTCCTCGCTGGCGGCCGGCGTGGCCGCCTCCCCGGGCGTGCTGATCGCGGCCCGCGCCGTACAGGGCCTCGGAGCCGCCGCCATCGCCCCAGCCGCGCTCGCTCTGACGATGGACCTGTATCCGTCCGGCCCCGGGCGTGGCCGGGCCTTGGGCGTGTGGGGCGCGGTCTCCGGCGCGGGAGGGGCGGGCGGCGTCCTGCTGGGCGGTCTGCTCACCCAGGCATGGGGCTGGCCCTGGATCTTCCACGCCGTCGCGCTCGGGGCGGCGCTGGTCCTGGTCGCCGTGGCGACCCTCGTGCCACGGGCGACGGCCGGCCGGAACGCCGGGCGGTTCGACCTGCTGGGGACTGCCACCGTCACACTCGCCCTGACCTGCCTGGTCTGGGGATTGACCACCGCACGCGGGGCCGGCTGGGCGGACGCCCGGGTCCTCGGGGCCCTCCTCGGTGCCGTCGCGTTGCTCGGTGCCTTCGTGGTGATCGAGCTTCGCCGACCGGACGCGCTGATGCCACCGCGGCTGTTCACCACCGGCAGGGTCGCGGCGGGCAACCTGCTCATGGCGCTGCTCGGGTCTGTTTGGATCGCCCTGTTCTTCTTCCTGCCGCTTTATCAGCAACTGGTACTCGGATCGAATCCCTTGGTCACCGGTGCAGGCCAACTCCCCCTCGCCGGAGCCAATATGCTCGGCGCCGCCCTGGCGCCTCGCATCTCCCGGCGCATCGGCGGCCCCGCGACCGTGACGGCGGCCCTGCTCACCGAGGCGGCCGGGCTGCTGTGGCTGTCACGGATCAGCGCCGACGGGAGCTACCTCGCCGACGTCCTCGGCCCGAGCATCCTGATCGGCCTCGGTCTGAGCATCGCCTTCGTGCAGCTCACCGCATTCGCCGTGGAGGGCGTTCCGCGACAGGACGCGGGGCTGGCCGGCGGGCTGGTGAACACCACCCGCCAGGTCGGAGGCGCGATCGGCCTCGCCGCCCTCACCACCCTGGCCGGCTCCGTCACCGCCCACGCGGCCACCCGCCAACCCCATCCGGAGGCCCTCACCGCCGGCTACCGCGCGGCCTTCACCGTCGCCGCCGGGGTCCTGGCCTTGACAGCCCTTCTCGCACAGTTCCTCACCCGCCGCATCAGCCAGCGGACCACAACCACCATCACCGCCACGGCCGGTGCTTCCACACCCGGCCCTGCTTCCGGCCCGCGACCCGCCTGA
- a CDS encoding nuclear transport factor 2 family protein has translation MTRTGIKAALTDLLFNGDLTPREAADRHFTPEYRQRTDGVWADRTEFLEHIAHLRTLVADGHVEVHEELYDGSRYADRHTAHITKKDGTSVRMEVYVFADLAADGRFSRIEETTLMLQGSSVDRTIGSAR, from the coding sequence ATGACCCGCACCGGTATCAAGGCCGCTCTGACCGACCTGCTCTTCAACGGCGACCTCACCCCGCGGGAGGCAGCCGACCGCCACTTCACCCCGGAGTACCGCCAGCGCACCGACGGGGTGTGGGCGGACCGCACCGAGTTCCTGGAGCACATCGCTCACCTGCGCACCCTCGTCGCCGACGGCCATGTCGAGGTCCACGAGGAGCTGTACGACGGCAGCAGGTACGCCGACCGGCACACCGCCCACATCACGAAGAAGGACGGCACGAGCGTGCGCATGGAGGTGTACGTGTTCGCCGACCTGGCAGCTGACGGCCGGTTCAGCCGCATCGAGGAGACCACCCTGATGCTCCAGGGCTCCAGCGTCGACCGCACGATCGGCAGCGCCCGTTAG